In Leptospira sp. WS58.C1, a single genomic region encodes these proteins:
- a CDS encoding phospholipase D-like domain-containing protein: protein MKKFLLLLFTVLYFVRCERTDEEVSIFWEEEFYPKVFFSYPGRFVPVGKKRNVKEEILRIIREAKDSIYMHIYSFDEPEIESELVQANHRGVRLELMGEWGKVYPDSILPFLKYWKGTGLQHTKVLIADQSLVFIGTGNFTYYGLEQDHNAYLEFKLDSRDWEKFYSFLKEEYPFPVLRIAGLEFWNSPLEGDLIQNRLLDSVLSSRHSIRYLIFDHYDPILSSGLTRINHGSISGIYNRPVDPEGNILSSLPEIEILEDGNEDILDDPTIGKGGLLHHKTMIIDNLEVLTGSYNYSLNARDSNREILLRIKDARIANEFIKEWENIRSKSKRIEASAVDLLSNTFTFDPENDQICRLERRQEDTFLEIGFAWFRWNHFYKWKEEVCKPMGDYESISSRYFGGKNEFPGSQAEDLGIRHFSRKGKIGFSIQRSDLMSEFRTAILKPSHFLRPFQFLAAEGAWVFPENSELTDLLHFENSPKQVWLLERGKLPKKLGISVEDRVFYLSESISSNSGVVLVEYENFGLYFCYKSINYSLNWPEQILFAAYNFHEGSVLLEKYSKSNLEYFAEPGLSNQRKENLCVISL from the coding sequence ATGAAGAAGTTCCTTTTACTCTTATTTACGGTCCTTTATTTCGTTCGTTGCGAAAGAACGGATGAAGAGGTTTCTATTTTCTGGGAAGAGGAATTCTATCCTAAGGTCTTCTTTTCCTATCCCGGCAGATTTGTTCCGGTCGGCAAAAAGAGAAATGTAAAAGAAGAGATCTTACGTATTATCCGAGAAGCGAAAGATTCAATCTACATGCATATCTATTCTTTCGATGAACCCGAGATAGAATCGGAACTCGTCCAAGCAAACCACAGAGGGGTCCGTCTGGAGCTCATGGGAGAATGGGGAAAAGTATATCCGGATTCAATTCTTCCTTTTTTGAAATATTGGAAAGGAACCGGATTGCAGCATACTAAGGTTTTAATTGCAGATCAGTCCTTAGTGTTTATCGGAACAGGTAATTTTACCTATTATGGTTTGGAACAGGATCATAACGCATATTTGGAATTCAAATTGGATTCCAGAGACTGGGAGAAATTTTATTCTTTTCTCAAAGAAGAATATCCATTTCCTGTTTTGAGAATTGCCGGATTAGAATTTTGGAATTCTCCTTTAGAAGGAGACCTCATCCAGAATCGACTTTTGGATTCCGTTTTGTCTTCTCGGCATTCTATCCGGTATCTGATTTTCGATCATTATGATCCGATTTTAAGTTCGGGACTTACTCGAATAAATCATGGATCTATTAGCGGAATCTATAATCGTCCAGTGGATCCGGAAGGAAATATTCTATCGAGCCTTCCTGAGATCGAAATATTGGAAGATGGGAATGAAGATATTTTAGACGATCCTACAATCGGTAAAGGAGGACTCCTACATCATAAAACTATGATCATTGATAATCTGGAAGTTTTGACAGGATCTTATAATTATTCTTTAAATGCCAGGGATTCCAATCGGGAGATATTACTCCGAATAAAAGATGCGCGTATTGCAAACGAATTTATAAAAGAATGGGAGAATATACGGAGTAAATCCAAACGAATCGAAGCCTCGGCAGTCGATTTGTTATCGAACACTTTTACTTTTGATCCGGAGAATGATCAGATTTGTAGATTGGAAAGACGACAGGAGGATACTTTCTTAGAGATCGGGTTTGCCTGGTTTCGGTGGAATCATTTCTACAAATGGAAAGAAGAAGTTTGTAAACCTATGGGAGATTATGAATCCATTAGTTCCCGTTATTTTGGAGGCAAAAACGAGTTTCCTGGCTCGCAGGCAGAAGACCTTGGAATTCGGCATTTTTCCCGAAAGGGAAAGATCGGATTTTCTATCCAAAGATCGGATTTGATGTCCGAGTTCCGTACTGCTATCTTAAAACCTTCTCATTTTTTAAGACCATTCCAATTTTTAGCGGCGGAAGGAGCCTGGGTTTTTCCGGAAAACTCGGAACTAACGGACCTTCTTCATTTTGAAAATTCTCCGAAACAAGTTTGGCTCTTAGAAAGGGGAAAACTCCCTAAGAAATTGGGGATCTCGGTAGAAGATCGTGTTTTTTATCTTTCGGAAAGTATAAGTTCAAATTCGGGTGTGGTTCTAGTCGAATATGAGAACTTTGGTTTGTATTTTTGTTATAAATCTATTAATTATTCTTTGAACTGGCCGGAGCAGATCTTATTTGCAGCTTATAATTTCCATGAGGGTTCCGTCCTTCTGGAAAAATACTCTAAATCCAATTTGGAATATTTTGCCGAACCCGGGCTTTCGAACCAAAGAAAGGAAAATTTATGCGTTATCTCTCTTTGA
- a CDS encoding O-antigen ligase family protein — protein sequence MKEFLKKAHLFCLLATLPSIGISVSLSQGFLVLSFFFGLADQLKVGNWKEILPNHPVSKISISLFFWYGIVFLIHLVFGNSGPEYTKSAWNGELKDFFLFFGLLSVGFTTKEDLPKVYRALFWLFLLLVFTGVVGGFTPVRLSRLITDLYKTSTSYRFTHPLGSISSIPLYISIGLMNTHLTFGGLLQFFSAFAVFGFLRTLIQGDKKKILIAGLLLFLYCLVFLLNQARSSMIGAGVTIFFAGIHLFFIRKEFSKSFLIKGASFFLGLLFLIVLVLAFSPAGKKIIGPLFGKEKHTDSGRTFIWDSSFPLIQEHPIIGVGPGNYNKEIEKVRIAHSEKYPELAYFYEVTQRGHAHNDYFHLASVFGLPAVLIYLGLGAILLGYLFQSRQDFQVIIFFYGLIGFFVSGLFQCYFQDDEVVILFWILLGLFVKGEILLSKRDNA from the coding sequence ATGAAAGAGTTTTTGAAAAAGGCACATCTATTCTGTTTACTCGCTACCCTTCCTTCGATCGGAATTTCAGTCAGCCTCAGCCAGGGGTTTTTAGTTCTTTCCTTTTTTTTCGGACTAGCGGATCAACTCAAAGTTGGGAATTGGAAGGAGATCCTACCGAATCATCCTGTTTCCAAAATTTCCATTTCCCTTTTTTTTTGGTATGGGATCGTATTTCTGATCCACCTTGTTTTTGGTAATTCCGGACCGGAATACACAAAGTCTGCTTGGAACGGAGAACTTAAAGACTTCTTTTTATTTTTCGGATTACTCTCCGTAGGATTTACTACAAAAGAGGATCTACCCAAAGTATATCGTGCACTCTTTTGGCTATTTTTACTCCTGGTTTTCACTGGAGTGGTGGGAGGTTTTACCCCAGTCCGACTTTCCAGGCTCATCACAGATCTATACAAAACTTCCACAAGTTATAGATTCACTCATCCGTTAGGGTCTATTTCTTCTATCCCTCTGTATATTTCCATAGGTTTGATGAACACACATTTGACCTTCGGAGGTTTGCTCCAATTTTTCTCCGCGTTTGCGGTATTCGGTTTTTTACGAACACTTATCCAAGGAGATAAAAAGAAGATACTCATCGCGGGACTGTTACTCTTTTTATACTGCCTCGTATTCTTATTGAACCAGGCCAGGTCCAGTATGATCGGAGCCGGAGTGACTATCTTCTTTGCAGGAATTCATTTATTCTTTATCCGAAAAGAATTTTCGAAATCCTTTTTAATCAAAGGTGCCTCGTTTTTTTTAGGACTTTTGTTTTTGATCGTGCTCGTGTTGGCATTCAGTCCAGCCGGTAAAAAGATAATAGGCCCACTCTTCGGAAAAGAAAAACATACGGACTCTGGTAGGACTTTTATCTGGGATTCAAGTTTTCCGTTGATCCAAGAACACCCGATCATCGGGGTCGGTCCTGGAAATTATAATAAGGAGATCGAAAAAGTACGAATTGCTCATTCCGAAAAATATCCGGAACTCGCTTACTTTTACGAAGTCACCCAAAGAGGACATGCCCATAACGATTATTTTCATTTAGCATCCGTATTTGGGCTCCCGGCTGTATTGATCTACCTGGGATTGGGTGCCATTCTACTCGGGTATCTATTTCAATCCAGGCAAGACTTTCAGGTTATAATATTCTTTTATGGACTGATCGGATTTTTTGTCTCGGGATTATTCCAATGTTATTTCCAGGATGACGAAGTAGTCATCCTGTTCTGGATCTTACTTGGACTTTTCGTCAAGGGAGAGATCCTTTTATCAAAGAGAGATAACGCATAA
- a CDS encoding LA_2168 family protein: MKKLVFLFLFLYAQIVSSQEVRDPSLELYFQWVLFRTQGRISEEKENSRIAALASPAVLGFKFEKYNEKFITNLEWTMITTSTSGVVFLPGKNSYFGILYKGFLWGAGRKSDSEEFPAWSSWKDGVEGLFAETESDRIKIRFDALDLYRGFPLFENQWLKLQGRESFLPKQARDDLISEKDPAFSSQARYRAGISLTGNIEDRFVYRCRVRYLSLGDWGRFGSDTKESKAESIEGDKDYLVEWRLGFGFLWKFLYISGDLFLSRGLDKTGYHPSRTERSIPISGEALRIDLGFYNTYGKISIFGFVPDREKRSSQGEILETGFIGMGASPVSNPILQQVWGFYPSAWITDRGLEREETDFPGKRPANLFGWKAEGTFFGISPGIHFTYIGFLKEENSSSGLWSISGNMKNKFIREAGVSIAWSPLEDGSAKIELDLGGFESDQTTGLKQWYMLFRIGGVWK, encoded by the coding sequence ATGAAAAAATTGGTCTTCTTATTTCTTTTTTTATACGCACAAATCGTATCTTCCCAAGAAGTTCGGGATCCCTCTTTGGAGCTTTATTTCCAATGGGTCTTATTTCGAACCCAAGGACGGATCTCTGAAGAAAAGGAAAATTCTCGTATCGCTGCTTTGGCGTCTCCAGCAGTCCTTGGTTTTAAATTCGAGAAGTATAACGAAAAATTCATTACAAATTTAGAATGGACAATGATAACCACTTCGACCTCGGGAGTGGTGTTTTTACCGGGAAAAAACTCTTATTTTGGGATCCTTTATAAGGGATTTTTATGGGGAGCGGGAAGAAAATCCGACTCGGAAGAATTTCCAGCATGGTCTTCTTGGAAAGACGGGGTGGAAGGTCTGTTTGCGGAGACCGAATCGGATCGGATCAAGATCAGGTTCGATGCTTTGGATCTATACAGAGGATTTCCTTTATTCGAAAATCAATGGTTGAAACTACAAGGAAGAGAGTCATTTCTTCCGAAACAAGCAAGAGATGATCTGATTTCCGAAAAAGATCCTGCGTTTTCTTCCCAGGCAAGGTATAGAGCCGGAATCAGCTTAACCGGAAACATCGAAGATCGTTTTGTATATCGATGTAGGGTGCGTTATCTTTCTTTGGGAGACTGGGGAAGGTTCGGTTCCGATACGAAAGAATCCAAGGCCGAAAGTATAGAAGGGGACAAAGACTATTTAGTTGAATGGAGGCTCGGATTTGGATTTCTCTGGAAGTTCCTTTATATTTCCGGGGATCTTTTCCTTTCCAGAGGATTGGACAAAACCGGTTATCATCCTTCTCGAACGGAACGATCCATCCCGATCAGTGGAGAAGCCCTTCGGATCGATTTAGGTTTTTATAATACTTACGGGAAAATTTCCATTTTTGGATTTGTACCGGATCGAGAAAAAAGATCCTCTCAGGGCGAAATTTTGGAAACGGGTTTTATAGGAATGGGGGCTTCTCCCGTTTCGAATCCGATCTTACAGCAGGTCTGGGGATTTTACCCTTCTGCTTGGATTACGGACCGAGGATTAGAAAGAGAAGAAACCGATTTTCCTGGCAAACGGCCTGCAAATCTATTCGGTTGGAAAGCGGAAGGTACGTTTTTCGGAATTTCTCCAGGGATCCATTTTACTTATATCGGATTTTTAAAAGAGGAGAATTCTTCCTCCGGTCTTTGGTCAATTTCCGGAAACATGAAAAACAAATTTATAAGAGAAGCGGGTGTAAGTATCGCATGGTCACCTTTGGAAGATGGATCCGCCAAGATCGAATTGGATCTAGGAGGATTTGAGTCGGACCAAACAACCGGACTGAAACAATGGTATATGCTCTTTCGAATCGGAGGAGTTTGGAAATGA
- a CDS encoding LIC11755 family lipoprotein, with the protein MRTTIYSFGLAILFISVSCTQDSGSEHLWEDAEKSIQFQYDPFFKKNPKSISDLVQKNGNTCFVSGEDPNFQIQLCISKEGISEFLQIFSAWKDSALVSEFGSVLSDGSEYRIGTYPFSEIKKKVEGSKFALIGDRQLKSLIAREVVWDRARFNLKNHFKTFSIFFLSNGTSFLVVSPSEGSEIYLGISFNATDLQKEIQNLIRAKNQIGSENCLTSLPIITEIFGETNSSIGRWIEIYNPNTFPICEEGLELSLFENKVSLPITTGFISPYETRIYAEDSASLERISLSGLKWGDLKKSGKIYLARVDQSFEFHLPGAGYLFGETYYSWKGTSFSHCETTSKFCMDPGENGTSTSASDFACDPNDFEIEELNPNGLLYKGIFQDDWKYLDLIYKGRKICDPSSLRMRWGKNIFPIKSSNRIAEGEILSVGNLPFLLGNPLYSFSNIKSVAVIDIVSLSNSNGKEKVLWDGIFRTSKGIPTKIILEKTNGETVSICFRNGKPFLHPYTAADPDTNLTSYSGIEIFSENPRTSIGRTFCSKTEIPNKVYFSEVSWMGSYQGIEPISKDRFIEFASVTENSPDSAYLEIIQGNGSIVSILLPLEKEGLTLLSSGKAICFPQTEFWQDTSFSLPSSGSNLLRVFDPYTGEFWDEFSYSSSGPGINDTRNKIRKSAYSKLVSDVRVWSVSSYAGRPVRDPNCALTDAHPGILE; encoded by the coding sequence ATGCGAACAACAATTTACAGTTTCGGCTTAGCCATCCTTTTCATTTCGGTGTCCTGTACGCAGGACTCCGGTTCCGAACACCTTTGGGAAGACGCAGAAAAATCTATCCAATTCCAATACGATCCATTCTTTAAGAAAAACCCGAAATCGATTTCAGATCTGGTCCAAAAAAATGGTAATACTTGTTTTGTCTCGGGAGAAGATCCAAATTTTCAAATTCAGCTCTGCATTTCTAAAGAAGGAATTTCCGAATTTTTGCAAATTTTTTCTGCTTGGAAAGACAGTGCATTGGTCTCCGAGTTCGGTTCCGTTCTTTCGGACGGATCAGAATATAGGATCGGAACCTATCCATTTTCCGAAATCAAGAAGAAGGTAGAAGGTTCCAAATTTGCCCTGATTGGGGACAGACAACTTAAATCCTTGATCGCTCGAGAAGTCGTTTGGGATAGGGCTCGATTCAATCTCAAAAATCATTTTAAAACTTTCAGTATATTCTTTCTTTCTAATGGAACCTCCTTCTTGGTGGTTTCTCCATCGGAAGGATCTGAAATTTACTTAGGAATTTCTTTCAATGCAACCGACTTACAAAAAGAGATCCAAAATCTGATCCGAGCCAAAAACCAAATCGGATCGGAAAACTGTTTAACTTCTCTACCGATCATTACGGAAATTTTCGGAGAAACGAATTCGAGTATTGGCAGATGGATTGAGATCTATAATCCGAATACTTTTCCGATCTGTGAAGAAGGTTTGGAATTAAGTTTATTCGAAAACAAGGTTTCCCTTCCTATAACGACCGGTTTTATTTCACCTTATGAGACTAGGATCTATGCGGAGGATTCTGCTTCTTTAGAAAGGATATCTCTTAGCGGACTGAAATGGGGGGATCTGAAGAAGTCTGGAAAAATTTACCTTGCCCGAGTGGATCAATCCTTTGAGTTCCATCTTCCTGGAGCGGGATATTTATTCGGAGAAACATACTATTCTTGGAAGGGGACTTCTTTCTCTCACTGTGAAACAACTTCTAAATTCTGTATGGATCCGGGAGAGAATGGTACCTCTACCTCTGCGAGTGATTTTGCCTGCGATCCAAACGATTTCGAAATCGAAGAGCTCAACCCGAACGGATTATTGTATAAAGGAATTTTTCAGGATGATTGGAAGTATTTAGATCTGATCTATAAAGGAAGGAAAATTTGTGATCCTTCTTCTTTAAGAATGCGTTGGGGAAAAAATATTTTCCCGATCAAAAGTTCGAATCGAATTGCAGAAGGTGAGATTCTTAGCGTTGGGAACCTTCCTTTTCTTCTAGGAAATCCTTTATATTCTTTTTCCAATATTAAATCAGTCGCCGTTATCGATATTGTTTCTCTATCGAATTCTAACGGAAAAGAGAAGGTTCTCTGGGACGGGATCTTTAGGACTTCCAAAGGAATTCCGACGAAAATCATACTCGAAAAAACAAATGGGGAAACCGTAAGTATTTGTTTTCGGAATGGAAAGCCGTTTTTGCATCCATATACGGCAGCCGATCCAGATACGAATCTAACTTCTTATTCCGGTATAGAAATTTTTTCCGAAAACCCTAGGACTTCTATCGGGCGAACATTTTGTTCCAAAACAGAGATCCCAAACAAGGTATATTTTTCAGAAGTGTCGTGGATGGGTTCTTACCAAGGGATCGAACCTATCTCAAAAGATCGATTTATAGAGTTTGCATCCGTTACGGAAAATTCTCCCGATTCCGCGTATTTAGAGATCATCCAAGGCAACGGAAGTATAGTCTCTATCCTTCTACCGTTAGAAAAAGAAGGTTTGACCTTACTTTCCTCCGGGAAAGCGATTTGTTTTCCACAAACCGAGTTTTGGCAGGATACAAGTTTTAGTTTACCTTCTTCCGGATCAAATCTTCTCAGAGTGTTTGATCCGTATACCGGAGAATTTTGGGACGAGTTTTCTTATAGTTCTTCCGGTCCGGGGATCAACGATACAAGGAATAAAATTCGAAAATCTGCATATTCTAAATTAGTATCGGACGTTCGAGTTTGGTCGGTAAGTTCCTATGCGGGGCGCCCCGTCAGAGACCCGAATTGCGCTTTGACGGATGCTCATCCGGGAATTCTGGAATAA
- a CDS encoding glycosyltransferase gives MKILYFSDTFLPKIDGVAISMKNFAEALAERGHEFLICCPRYGEGDFDRMGDRIRLERFRSGYLPSYPDIKVVLPSPSKIKRAIKEFQPDLVHIHTPGLMGVYGINATEKYGIPSIGTYHTLMSEQDMYLSFYRLLKLDKLFMRIGKLNKKIKIKDLVKFEKFDKFNIRKKIILKITNNLYDRCDLIISPSHLIKKQLEEFGLKKPVAVISNGLDLSQFKGSPKTLTESPKLLHVGRISYEKNCDVIINSFKLILEKIPTATLTIIGDGPALPSLKVQAQKLGIDHAITFTGFIDRAELPKHYPKYDLFLTASTMETQGLVILESVACGLPAVGVDSFAIPELVHDGVNGFIAKPFDVKDIAEKTIRILHDPEMYASFSKESLKISQSHEMKACVDRMEEVYKSVAEQKNKKKKRSLLNTIFSLDPFGIMG, from the coding sequence ATGAAGATTCTTTATTTTTCGGACACCTTTTTACCCAAAATTGACGGGGTCGCTATTTCGATGAAAAATTTTGCGGAAGCCCTCGCCGAAAGGGGACATGAATTTTTGATTTGTTGTCCACGTTATGGAGAAGGTGATTTCGACAGGATGGGGGATCGTATCCGATTGGAAAGATTCAGAAGCGGATATCTACCGAGTTACCCTGATATCAAGGTAGTTTTACCATCTCCTTCCAAAATTAAAAGGGCAATCAAGGAATTCCAACCGGATCTGGTGCATATTCACACTCCCGGGCTTATGGGAGTTTATGGGATCAATGCTACCGAAAAATACGGGATCCCAAGCATAGGGACTTATCATACATTGATGTCCGAACAGGATATGTATCTTTCTTTTTATCGCCTTCTCAAGCTGGACAAACTTTTCATGAGGATCGGAAAGTTAAATAAGAAGATCAAAATAAAGGACTTGGTGAAGTTCGAAAAATTCGACAAGTTCAACATACGCAAAAAAATCATTTTGAAAATTACGAATAATTTATACGATCGTTGCGATTTGATCATTTCTCCTTCTCATCTGATCAAAAAACAATTAGAGGAGTTCGGATTAAAGAAGCCAGTCGCTGTAATTTCAAACGGTCTGGACCTTTCTCAATTTAAGGGAAGTCCTAAAACTCTTACGGAAAGTCCTAAACTTCTACACGTCGGTAGGATTTCCTACGAGAAAAATTGCGATGTGATCATTAATTCTTTCAAATTGATCTTAGAAAAGATCCCGACCGCAACTCTTACGATCATCGGGGATGGGCCCGCTTTACCTTCTCTAAAGGTCCAGGCCCAAAAGCTTGGGATCGACCATGCGATTACTTTTACCGGATTTATAGATAGGGCCGAACTTCCTAAACATTATCCGAAATACGATTTGTTCTTAACGGCTTCTACTATGGAAACCCAAGGACTTGTGATCCTAGAATCCGTGGCCTGCGGTCTTCCGGCGGTTGGTGTGGATTCATTTGCGATCCCGGAATTAGTCCATGATGGAGTAAACGGATTTATCGCAAAACCGTTCGACGTAAAGGATATCGCCGAGAAAACCATTCGTATTTTGCACGATCCCGAGATGTATGCTTCTTTCTCTAAGGAATCCCTTAAAATTTCCCAAAGTCATGAAATGAAGGCTTGCGTGGATAGAATGGAAGAAGTTTATAAATCGGTCGCAGAACAAAAAAATAAGAAGAAAAAGAGATCTTTACTGAATACGATCTTCTCTTTGGATCCTTTCGGGATCATGGGCTGA
- a CDS encoding glycosyltransferase family 9 protein: protein MNLLVLRFSAMGDVALMAPALIAVAAKYTNIQLTVVTRGNYAPFFYNIPNVHVIGINLKKYKGLSGLYRLFKELNKLGPYEKIVDLHSSVRSRFISFFFWVRGVSVFRIIKGRREKMRQIRRTRKVLRKLPHTVDRYLKVFEKAGFPAVVRKGPWINVDPESKIYAKDFLLARKIDKKEGLWVGYAPFAGHKLKEWPLEKSLELLKLLKEEFPNIRIFLFGSSQEAVQMEEWRNGDQSMTIVSGGKLGIRGELGIMERMDVIIGMDSSNIHIAALLKRPVIALFGTTHPLSGFAPFGQEDTGVLQIEDLPCRPCSIYGNTTCYRKDFACMERITPEDVIKRINVIKNINTLF, encoded by the coding sequence ATGAATCTTTTGGTGCTAAGATTCTCAGCGATGGGAGATGTCGCCTTGATGGCTCCGGCATTGATCGCCGTGGCCGCCAAGTATACGAATATACAACTTACCGTAGTAACCAGAGGGAATTACGCTCCCTTCTTCTATAATATCCCGAACGTTCATGTGATCGGGATCAATCTTAAAAAATACAAAGGTCTTTCGGGCTTATATCGTTTATTCAAAGAATTGAATAAGTTAGGTCCGTACGAAAAGATCGTGGACTTACATTCTAGCGTTAGATCCCGTTTTATCAGTTTTTTCTTTTGGGTCAGAGGAGTTTCCGTTTTTAGGATCATTAAGGGGAGAAGGGAGAAAATGCGCCAAATTCGCAGGACCCGTAAGGTTTTGCGTAAACTTCCCCATACGGTGGACAGATACCTAAAAGTTTTTGAAAAAGCGGGATTTCCTGCGGTCGTGCGAAAAGGTCCTTGGATCAATGTGGACCCTGAATCCAAAATTTACGCCAAGGACTTCCTCCTTGCGAGAAAGATAGACAAAAAAGAAGGTCTTTGGGTGGGATACGCACCTTTTGCAGGCCATAAATTGAAAGAATGGCCGTTGGAAAAAAGCCTAGAACTACTCAAACTGCTAAAAGAAGAATTTCCTAATATTCGGATTTTCTTATTCGGTTCCTCCCAAGAAGCCGTTCAAATGGAAGAATGGAGAAACGGAGACCAGTCCATGACGATCGTTTCCGGAGGTAAACTGGGAATACGAGGCGAATTGGGCATTATGGAAAGAATGGATGTGATCATCGGAATGGATTCTTCCAATATACATATCGCAGCGCTTCTCAAACGCCCCGTGATCGCATTATTCGGGACCACTCACCCGCTTTCCGGATTTGCACCTTTCGGTCAGGAAGATACCGGGGTGCTGCAGATAGAAGATCTACCTTGCAGGCCATGTAGTATTTACGGAAATACGACATGTTACCGAAAAGATTTTGCCTGTATGGAAAGAATTACTCCGGAAGACGTAATCAAACGGATCAACGTCATTAAGAATATCAATACACTTTTCTGA
- a CDS encoding DUF4254 domain-containing protein, with protein sequence MKLESAKVVEIFKNSVSDWHKEESHSANPFPPSSLEFLFYQKNQIDTIQWHVEDEIRRPDLPDKDLVQFKRRIDALNQERTDLVEQIDDQISAMFKSVEKKPNARMNSETPAWLIDRMSILELKIYHMKEQTERKDVSPEHIQTCQNKLNVLLEQRADLSKCLDELLDDLAKGDKFYKVYRQMKMYNDKNLNPSLYTKQA encoded by the coding sequence ATGAAGTTAGAATCGGCCAAAGTGGTTGAGATATTCAAAAATTCCGTCTCGGATTGGCATAAAGAGGAATCTCATTCTGCTAATCCTTTCCCTCCATCCTCCCTAGAATTCCTTTTTTACCAAAAAAACCAGATAGATACCATTCAATGGCATGTGGAGGACGAGATCAGAAGACCGGATCTTCCTGATAAAGACCTCGTACAGTTCAAAAGAAGAATCGACGCTCTGAACCAGGAAAGAACCGACCTAGTTGAGCAGATTGACGATCAGATCTCCGCTATGTTCAAGTCCGTGGAGAAAAAGCCGAACGCCAGAATGAACTCGGAAACCCCGGCTTGGTTGATCGATAGGATGAGTATCCTGGAACTTAAAATTTATCACATGAAAGAACAAACGGAAAGAAAGGATGTAAGCCCCGAACATATCCAAACCTGCCAAAACAAATTGAATGTTTTGCTGGAACAGAGGGCCGATCTTTCCAAATGTTTGGATGAATTGTTGGACGATCTTGCCAAAGGAGATAAATTCTATAAGGTGTATAGACAGATGAAAATGTATAACGACAAAAATCTGAACCCATCCTTATATACAAAACAAGCATGA